The Danaus plexippus chromosome 12, MEX_DaPlex, whole genome shotgun sequence DNA window TCATTGTTCTCAATCCAGTTTGTCAGCCTGATTATGCGATCTGCGAATGTTGacgtattgttttaataattatatatttccgcgaaaactatgaaatattgaaaaatatttcttacactCACATTCTTCAGGTGTTATAGATTTATAGTGAAACTTTTAAACTGTctatttttcagataaaaaacAAGGATTTTACTGTATCCAATATCTATTTGTTTGTTAACTAATAACCACATAGAAAAATGTAGATCTCAGTGTCGCCACTTTatgagataattaattattttatatttacattgccatgtaaatttaacaaaaatcgaTTCTTTGAcaagaaataaacatttaacttGTAATGCATTTCTTACagaacacataaaaaataaacacttaaatttttagattGACAAAAAAGAAGTATTGcttataaaaagatatgtttATCTTTAAAGTTTTAGGTTTTGTAggtacaataaacaaaaaggtTCGTGTAACAACAGGCAATTTTTCTCTTATCGAAAATTAAGTAAGTcagtatttgaatattttaataaactattaaaatagcggaataatatgattatacaCAACAAAGACTTTTCCTTCCTTCCATCTTTGATTACAAAGGTTTTGAAATGGCAATTACGACCCGTTTGCTTTAgcaattaaacaaaacttatttatgtgtaatatCATGAGACTGCtagagaataattttaaaaagtatagttacattatttgagatataacgtttatttatttaaaatttacttggGTCGTCCTTAACTATCAGAATATTTTCTGTTGTAGGCAGAAACGATTGGTGTTTTTCTTCATAATGTAGAGTTTCAACGATgaagaaattaaacaatataaagtaaatcgCTTATTAATAACAGTTTCATCATTGACAGATTAACAGCGACATAGAATAAATCAGGGTGAAATCTACAATCAAGAATGTCATTCTATATCAgtgacattattatattgatgaCAACACaatgtttataacttatattaaaaataattatttactttattaagaaCTAAAAAGTGAGTGTTttcttttcttaataaattaaaatttgattaccTTCATCACTTATTTAAGTGTATTATAAGAATTCTTTATTTCTATTGCAAAAGTTTCTTgcatcaaaataaatgtttaaactaCACTTgcaaaaatagtatataagtatataatattcaccGAAAGCGGAATATTAAGAGAACTACCTTGGTAAAcaagcaaatatttataatccaggagttattaaattttaccaaTTTGTTACTACAACAAATAATCTTACGTATTCAGTATTTacctaaataatattgagtttcagtatatattttaaaatagaaatttagtttctatatttaaagacCACGTATTTGTGCATTGCAACGGACAAATATCctactttacaaaatattatcctaataaattaataagataaatataattttaataacctaTTTCTATTTCAGATACAATGGACACAAAAgtgtaattgaaatatataatttatcacaatGAAGACAATGAAGGACACAGTTATCAAAGTCGATGACGGTAGTGATCAGAGCAGGGAcactatcaatattttatgttttgacaTAACTTCATTCAGTCATTTAACACAGTTCCTAGTCTGctgtttctttgtatttttatgttatttagcCTATGGCTGTTTCTTGGAAGAAATTTTTTCAAATCCAGAAGTAAAGCCAGTGAGTctttacataacattaatacagtttttaattacCACTGGACTAAGTTATGTTGAATCTATGTTTAGGATTCCCATTAAGAGGAAGtgagtatatttataaataaatctgatataacattttgaattaaatgacTTGAGCATATGAGTATTCaatttgagatatttttgtgtgaaaagacgagatgaaacttctcagcattccatggattcagcAGATGCTGGATCCATTGtattgcagggagaggagctttaacagtgtCAGGGAATTGCGTCCCAGGTggaggtttaaggggcccctatctaacgcgcatTAAACACTCGCCTCTACCATCCAAGAacctctctacctaaccaataatattaacttattaatgtatttctaaataacatattttttcttgcaGAGTGCCAATAAAAACATATGCACTACTAGCAGCTCTAACTCTAGGCACAATGTCCTTATCAAACCTTGCACttagttatttaaactatCCGACACAGTTAATATTCAAAAGCTGCAAGTTAATACCAGTGATGGCGGGCAGTATTATTATACTTGGGAAGAGATATGGATTTCTAGATTACTTGGCAGCTGTCGTAATGTGTATAGGACTGACAATGTTTACTTTGggtaaagtatataatatcaaataaggtgcctttatatattattcagcaTATACATGTCTATAAGAgtctcaatttatatataaataaaaaaaataaagtttttattagcaAAGAAACTGTACATTAGAAAGGTATTAAAGAGATGGTAAAAGTGTTtagtaaaatatgaaaatcattagatggaacattaaaaaaaattacttaaagtaactaatctatttatttatgatttgcTATTTATCTCTCTGTTTACAGCTGATTCCCAAACGTCGCCCAGTTTTGACTCGTTTGGAGTTGTTGTGATATCTCTGGCACTTTTCTGTGATGCTATCATCGGTAATGTCCAGGAGAAGGCAATGAAACAGTTCCAAGCTACCAATAACGAAGTGGTGTTCTTTTCATACGCTATAGCCTGCGGTTATTTGATTGTTATTACATTCAGCACTGGAATTATGATGGAcggatattattattgttcaaaGGTAATCAaatttcacattttgtttatttataaaaacttaatcattatatttaaaaatatgctttatcGTTTTTAACCTAGTCATAGTGTGAACTCTTAATTTAGGCAACTATCTCTACTGAATATCTCATTTGATAATTTGTAAAACGTATACTAATAATGAAATGTGTGTTgatgtttatttgtatataaaattataattataacatattatcgTATGTTTAACTCTCAATGCTATTATGTTTCAGAATTCGATAAAAATGTCcactaacatatttttgttaagtgTGAGTGGTTATATTGGACTACAGGCCGTTTTGACTTTAGTTCGTATTTGTGGCGCCACTGTCGCTGTTACAGTCACTACGATGAGGAAAGTTTTTTCTATTGTGATATCATTCTTGCTGTTCAGCAAACCTTTTGTTTTTCAGTAAgtgctatttataataattttcttttaattttagctGCAGTGTGATTTAAATcagtgaatatttattttaaaaatcgatGTAGGTTTTCTAATACTTGGCTATTTATCaagagtatatatttttcagatatgtGTGGTCGGGTATGTTGGTAGCTTTGGCGATTTTCCTTAACCATTATAGCAAGAAGAATCCGAACTATGTACCTCCAGGGATAAGTTACTCGTGGTATTTCCTGAAAAGATTCTACGCATCAGAATATAGATATCTTCGGATTAAGAGCAAAATGTATGCCGATACTGTATGAATTGTAGCAAATAtagcttttataaaaagctTAGAAAATTAGgtgaaatataagtttttaaattgtgacCTTGAACATTTTTCatcaaaggtttttttaaagatttaatctGTGATGAAGTATCTAATCTGTATGTTTCggaattcaatatatttgttgtatttCGAGATCGCTCAAATTACatgagatattattattattgttaaagaaataagtcaatttttatttcggttCCAAATGATTGATATAAAGACGTTCTTAAATATTGTCACATTATGTGCCAGTgaggttattatattttactatagtACAGTCACAAATTTTACTATgactataaaaatgtttgtcagtgataaataaaacaaattttatttcaatgacatttatttcattgtatgtACAAAATCTTAAACCTATCCGTTTCATACAAAAGTGTCCAAATTTTAAAGTGTTCGATTATTTGGAATGTTACAAGACACTATTCCCATTGATCCGTACAAATTCTAGGAATGAGAAATTATTAAGTGATTAAagcatgaattttaatttttaatacattgatTATTGCAAATAACTTATGTGACCGGTGGACAGTTCAGATCAGACTGTGAAATGAATGAGAGCCGCCGGTACATGTTCACTTACACTTCATAGATAAAGatcacaaaaatatgtatattatggtGATTTGTATTGATTTAATGGATTTATGATGACACATTCAGTGGGCTGGCGTTtacaaagataataattaaatattactggTTTGTTTCGCATGAATCTTTCAATGAGACaacaataatttgattatgACCAACGTTAATGACTCCCTGAAGCTTTAAGTCGATCATAAAAGTGCCATCAAAATATgtcaatcaaaattttaacttttatgtcAGATTAGTTAGGGGATATAGCTCACAATTCCTTAATTCGCTAAATTAAATATGCCCCcgcttaaaactattttttttttcaatgtacaATAACTCTTTGGTATATGGTCCTAAAGCtataaatttatgtgaaaGTTGGCCCCTTTGCATAATGGGATGATACTGTTATCTGCGGACTTGTTATATATGGTATGGTGATTCTATAAAAACTTCGCAAAGGAGCCCATAGGGTTTTCCATCTTATGTTTATGCATCATGTCAATTctggaaatataatttacatattaaaatgggCCTCCAAATGTACATTAGTTAAATTTCTAATGTCTGTGAACTcgacaatttaaatttcttaaacattttGGGTGCAAACAagtacaaatgttttatattttagaaagaaCGTTAATCATGAGATCAAGAgcgtaacattatatatagcGTATACATCAATGTAGATGAAGTAGATGAAATGGaccaaattgaaaaaaatcatatttaaacattaacttcaCCGTTTAAGATAGAGCCCACTGGCTCCAGCaccattcaaattaaaaaaaaaacgtacaAGCAGTGAATGTCATCAGTAAAGGACGaatgtgattaaaaatatcacatctcaatttagaatatgaaaatattcacaattaatttcgttttcaACCTTATTGCTTATGTCATAGTGAACAATTTTGTACAAATGCAACATATACTAACAGTGCTTAAGCTATCgctaataaataagaaaataggtGTTTGCACAATACTATAGTCTCTTATATTAGGTCAGTGGACTTAACCGACTTGTTGTTCACTTCTCTTTACTaacatcttaatatttaactacAAATCATACCAAAGCCGATGAATAAAAACGACAAGCTCACACTTTCCTGTATAGTTTAGTAACGcttcgaataaaaaaatactaaagatACTATAACTCTGTGTGTGCTTTGTTAATGGTCAGCCAAATACATGAATCGAATGTGATGTGATGTaagacacacacatataataccgTTTATTCGCTAAGGACCCTACACAAAACGCTCCTCAAACATGCTCGTTTACATCATAATCACTTTAGTACTAAAGTTTATGACAATTTAAAGGTTACAAGTCGCCAGGCTTCACTTAAAAGCAAACAAATCAGCTTTCCTATTAAAATGAACGATACACTCTCAGTTTATAAGTGTTAAGTATAATTTCACATTTATCACAGCACTCTAGTCTTGGACCTCTCTGTAGGGTATTTCACTGGTCACTGTGAAGGACTCGAAGTAGTGATTGAGGAATTCGAAGGTGGGTCTTTTTTCTGGCACGGCGTCCCAACACTGCAGCATGAGTCTATATATGTCATCGGGCAAATAATGTCCAACAGGCTTTGGCATTCTGTAACCTCTTTCCACCTGTTCTATGACTTCCTTGCCGTGTAATCCCGGATACGGTATCTGTCCATAAGTGAACAGTTCCATTAATAGTATTCCGTAGGACCAGACGTCGCTCTTTATGGAGAATCGGCCATAAATTATAGCCTCCGGCGCCGTCCATTTCACAGGAAACCGAGATCCTTGCTTCGGACAGTACTCGTTGTCTTCAATAACCCTGGCTAAACCGAAGTCGCATATTTTTGCCACGTTGTTCTCTCCTATCAGTACGTTTCTAGCGGCTAAGTCTCTATGTATGAGGAGTTTGGATTCAAGATATTCCATGCCCGATGCGACTTGGGCTGCTATATAGACAAGGTCTTCGAAATGGAGGGCTTTCCCTTCACCATTTCTCAGGAACTCTAGCAGAGATCCCTTACACATGTACTCTTGAACGATATATACAGGTTCCTGTTGAGAACAAACTGCATACAACGCTACAAGGCGCTTATGCCGGAATTTCTTCATAATGGCAGCTTCTTGAAGGAAAGCTTGTTTGGACATAGTGCCTTCCCTTAGCGTTTTAACGGCAACctgataaaaaagtaaatttaaattaaacgaaatCTTTTTCAGCAAAACCCATTAGATATCATCAACCGACCTCAATATTGTTACACCATTTCCCATAGTAGACTTCACCGAAATTCCCCTGTCCgagttttttaatcaattgtaTTTGGTTCCTTGGTAT harbors:
- the LOC116772301 gene encoding tyrosine-protein kinase Src64B isoform X1, with translation MGNKCCSRRHDPDRPLVYPAYKKNEAGFTSCPSLETRYTGEPNNRAVARRPADIVRTRNPGACIPNGGRRVVKALCAYTARAESDISFRKGDRMEVLSDAEPDWWRVLHITTRREGLVPANFVAEESSVECEDWFFPHVSRKEADKLLLAEINPRGTFLVRPAEHNPHGFSLSVKDWEEGRGYHVKHYKIKPLDNGGFYIATNQTFPSLPALVMSYTKNALGLCHVLARPCPKPEPQMWDLGPELRDKWEIPRNQIQLIKKLGQGNFGEVYYGKWCNNIEVAVKTLREGTMSKQAFLQEAAIMKKFRHKRLVALYAVCSQQEPVYIVQEYMCKGSLLEFLRNGEGKALHFEDLVYIAAQVASGMEYLESKLLIHRDLAARNVLIGENNVAKICDFGLARVIEDNEYCPKQGSRFPVKWTAPEAIIYGRFSIKSDVWSYGILLMELFTYGQIPYPGLHGKEVIEQVERGYRMPKPVGHYLPDDIYRLMLQCWDAVPEKRPTFEFLNHYFESFTVTSEIPYREVQD
- the LOC116772301 gene encoding tyrosine-protein kinase Src64B isoform X2, which gives rise to MGNKCCSRRHDPDRPLVYPAYKKNEAGFTSCPSLETRYTGEPNNRAVARRPADIVRTRNPGACIPNGGRRVVKALCAYTARAESDISFRKGDRMEVLSDAEPDWWRVLHITTRREGLVPANFVAEESSVECEDWFFPHVSRKEADKLLLAEINPRGTFLVRPAEHNPHGFSLSVKDWEEGRGYHVKHYKIKPLDNGGFYIATNQTFPSLPALVMSYTSLCHVLARPCPKPEPQMWDLGPELRDKWEIPRNQIQLIKKLGQGNFGEVYYGKWCNNIEVAVKTLREGTMSKQAFLQEAAIMKKFRHKRLVALYAVCSQQEPVYIVQEYMCKGSLLEFLRNGEGKALHFEDLVYIAAQVASGMEYLESKLLIHRDLAARNVLIGENNVAKICDFGLARVIEDNEYCPKQGSRFPVKWTAPEAIIYGRFSIKSDVWSYGILLMELFTYGQIPYPGLHGKEVIEQVERGYRMPKPVGHYLPDDIYRLMLQCWDAVPEKRPTFEFLNHYFESFTVTSEIPYREVQD
- the LOC116772302 gene encoding adenosine 3'-phospho 5'-phosphosulfate transporter 2; translated protein: MKTMKDTVIKVDDGSDQSRDTINILCFDITSFSHLTQFLVCCFFVFLCYLAYGCFLEEIFSNPEVKPVSLYITLIQFLITTGLSYVESMFRIPIKRKVPIKTYALLAALTLGTMSLSNLALSYLNYPTQLIFKSCKLIPVMAGSIIILGKRYGFLDYLAAVVMCIGLTMFTLADSQTSPSFDSFGVVVISLALFCDAIIGNVQEKAMKQFQATNNEVVFFSYAIACGYLIVITFSTGIMMDGYYYCSKNSIKMSTNIFLLSVSGYIGLQAVLTLVRICGATVAVTVTTMRKVFSIVISFLLFSKPFVFQYVWSGMLVALAIFLNHYSKKNPNYVPPGISYSWYFLKRFYASEYRYLRIKSKMYADTV